A region from the Candidatus Neomarinimicrobiota bacterium genome encodes:
- the nusB gene encoding transcription antitermination factor NusB: MMKLRRQARELSLQVLYALEMSREPVDQVIIDVLLLNENPEYDETFLRDLVKQTFANKESIDERIRNRSRNWDFNRIALIDKIILRQAIAELIYCEDIPPRVTISEAIELAKKYSTDDSHVFINGLMDRIYHDLIEEGRIFPEVTEM; this comes from the coding sequence ATGATGAAACTTCGCCGACAGGCACGGGAATTGTCTTTGCAGGTACTCTATGCGCTCGAGATGAGCCGGGAACCCGTAGATCAGGTTATAATAGATGTTTTGTTGTTAAATGAAAATCCTGAATACGACGAAACCTTTTTAAGAGATCTGGTGAAACAGACATTTGCCAATAAAGAATCCATTGATGAAAGAATACGGAACAGATCCCGCAACTGGGATTTCAACCGGATAGCGCTCATTGATAAAATTATTTTGCGCCAGGCGATTGCGGAACTAATCTATTGCGAGGATATTCCTCCCCGCGTGACCATATCCGAAGCGATCGAACTGGCAAAAAAGTACTCAACCGATGACAGTCACGTTTTTATTAACGGGTTGATGGATCGGATCTACCACGATCTTATTGAAGAGGGACGGATTTTTCCCGAAGTGACTGAGATGTAG